A genomic segment from Actinoplanes sichuanensis encodes:
- a CDS encoding glycosyltransferase family 4 protein, translated as MMVGILGPVAWRTPPYAYGPWEQVTGLLADGLVKAGVEVTLFATLDSITAARLDGVCPRGYADDASADGRVAEAMHVSYTLARSGDFDIVHNHLDWLPLAFADHCRAPLLTTVHGFSGPTILPAYRSSRSSFVSISDADRHPDLDYVATVHHGVDAGGLPFSPAGAPGLVSFGRIHPDKGTHTAIEIARRAGRTLTICGIVQDERYFDERVAPHIDGEHVVFLGAVGAQRRGEILGRAEALLHPIDFDEPFGLSVVESMVCGTPVIAYPRGSMPEIVDDGVTGFLVCGVDQAVAAVGAVHTIDRAGCREQARKRFDAHRMVADYLAVYEQLIGSSRG; from the coding sequence GTGATGGTCGGCATCCTGGGGCCGGTGGCCTGGCGTACCCCGCCGTACGCATATGGGCCTTGGGAACAGGTCACGGGGTTGCTTGCGGACGGTCTGGTGAAAGCCGGCGTTGAGGTGACGCTCTTCGCGACATTGGACTCGATCACAGCGGCGCGGCTCGATGGTGTGTGCCCGCGGGGGTATGCGGACGATGCGTCGGCGGACGGCCGAGTCGCCGAGGCCATGCATGTCTCGTACACCCTGGCCCGCTCCGGTGATTTCGACATCGTCCACAACCACCTCGACTGGCTCCCGCTCGCCTTCGCGGATCACTGCCGTGCCCCGCTGCTCACCACCGTGCACGGATTCTCCGGCCCCACGATCCTGCCGGCCTACCGTTCGAGTCGCTCCTCGTTCGTGTCGATCTCCGATGCCGACCGGCACCCCGACCTCGACTATGTCGCGACGGTCCATCACGGGGTGGACGCGGGCGGGCTCCCGTTCTCACCGGCCGGGGCACCCGGGCTGGTGAGCTTCGGCAGAATCCACCCGGACAAGGGCACCCACACGGCGATCGAGATCGCCCGCCGCGCCGGGCGTACGCTCACCATCTGCGGCATCGTTCAGGATGAGCGGTATTTCGACGAGCGGGTGGCGCCGCACATCGACGGCGAACACGTGGTCTTCCTCGGCGCGGTCGGGGCACAGCGCCGCGGTGAGATCCTCGGCCGGGCAGAGGCGCTTCTGCACCCGATCGACTTCGACGAGCCGTTCGGCCTGTCGGTCGTGGAGTCGATGGTCTGCGGTACACCGGTCATCGCCTACCCGCGGGGCTCCATGCCCGAAATCGTCGACGACGGTGTCACCGGGTTTCTGGTATGCGGCGTCGACCAGGCCGTCGCCGCTGTCGGCGCTGTTCACACCATCGACCGGGCCGGCTGCCGGGAACAGGCCCGCAAACGCTTCGACGCGCACCGCATGGTCGCCGACTATCTGGCCGTCTACGAGCAGCTCATCGGCAGCAGCAGGGGTTGA
- a CDS encoding universal stress protein: MVDQQSAPDHRIVVGIDSAAGSAEALSWALAYARLTGGTVEAVTAWQVPPMYAS, encoded by the coding sequence ATGGTCGATCAGCAATCAGCGCCGGATCATCGCATCGTCGTCGGCATCGACAGCGCCGCCGGCTCGGCGGAGGCGCTGAGCTGGGCGCTCGCGTACGCAAGGCTGACCGGCGGGACCGTCGAGGCCGTCACCGCGTGGCAGGTTCCCCCGATGTACGCCTCTTGA
- a CDS encoding helix-turn-helix domain-containing protein yields the protein MPRYAHNKMSLDVKRRYFELIRTGMRGARAAAEVGVSLSCGSVWFIDAGSVSFVETPISGRYLSQDDRIEIADGLDRGERVKVIAARIGKSHQSVYREIARNRKPNGHYQPWYAHNQAHLRRQRPKSRRLATDPALREVVAGKLRCAWSPAQISKCAEKTLAETVARAQGGDDHPVPITTRVMEGPAAQVLLVAGRGPSGWSSAVEATAPSPGCCSARSVSTASSKPPAPPSSSRNSFPPR from the coding sequence ATGCCCAGATACGCGCACAACAAGATGTCGCTGGATGTCAAACGCCGATACTTCGAGCTGATCAGAACAGGGATGCGAGGCGCACGAGCGGCCGCGGAGGTGGGCGTGTCACTCAGTTGCGGGTCGGTGTGGTTCATCGATGCTGGCAGCGTGAGCTTTGTCGAGACCCCGATCAGTGGACGGTATCTCAGCCAGGACGATCGCATCGAGATCGCCGACGGCCTCGATCGCGGTGAGCGGGTCAAGGTGATCGCGGCTCGGATCGGCAAGAGCCACCAAAGCGTGTACCGGGAGATCGCCCGCAACCGGAAGCCCAACGGTCACTATCAGCCCTGGTACGCCCACAATCAGGCCCACCTGCGTCGCCAGCGGCCGAAGTCCCGGCGGTTGGCGACCGACCCGGCATTGCGCGAGGTGGTGGCCGGCAAACTCCGTTGCGCGTGGTCGCCGGCGCAGATCAGCAAGTGCGCGGAGAAGACCCTGGCCGAAACGGTGGCACGGGCGCAGGGTGGTGACGACCACCCCGTGCCCATCACCACCCGCGTCATGGAAGGCCCGGCAGCGCAGGTCCTGCTGGTTGCCGGCAGGGGGCCGAGCGGATGGTCCTCGGCAGTCGAGGCCACGGCGCCTTCTCCGGGATGCTGCTCGGCTCGGTCAGTCAGCACTGCGTCCAGCAAGCCACCTGCCCCACCGTCGTCATCCCGAAACAGCTTCCCACCCCGATAA
- a CDS encoding ATP-binding protein, protein MSVIDRDASGAHAQPPHLFTTPGPRIGPLVTVTADSDTSLVEIGVHGRWSRHLGAGVSAAIGRCLAEPPAGIIADLYDLGDPDAASMPLWQAARRAASAVRPTVQFALCLPTATALNRELRRTDVVPHLFMFATLAEARAAVTHRLAPTPRLQADLPPDLTAAGLARDLVTRAGDDWNLSEPLLMRARLVMSELVVNAVEHAGTRIRVTLSHRATGLHLWVNDGTTSLPSMRSTQSLSRPELLTQRGTGLGVVHAGADTWGAMPTRSGKIVWAVIRPRAGD, encoded by the coding sequence ATGAGCGTCATCGACCGTGATGCCTCCGGTGCGCACGCCCAGCCTCCGCACCTTTTCACCACGCCGGGTCCGCGCATCGGCCCACTGGTGACGGTGACTGCGGATTCCGATACCTCCCTGGTGGAGATCGGCGTGCACGGCCGCTGGTCACGGCACCTCGGCGCCGGCGTGTCCGCAGCAATCGGAAGGTGTCTGGCCGAACCACCGGCGGGCATCATCGCCGACCTGTACGACCTCGGTGATCCTGATGCCGCCAGCATGCCGCTGTGGCAGGCCGCACGGCGTGCCGCGAGCGCGGTGCGGCCAACCGTGCAGTTTGCTCTGTGTCTGCCCACCGCCACGGCACTGAACCGCGAGCTCCGACGCACCGATGTGGTGCCGCACCTGTTCATGTTCGCCACCCTGGCCGAAGCCCGAGCGGCGGTCACCCACCGGCTGGCGCCGACTCCACGGCTACAAGCCGACCTGCCACCAGACCTGACGGCCGCCGGCTTGGCCCGCGACCTGGTCACCCGGGCAGGTGACGACTGGAACCTGTCCGAGCCGCTGCTGATGCGAGCCAGGCTGGTGATGTCCGAACTCGTCGTCAACGCCGTCGAGCACGCCGGCACCCGCATCCGCGTCACCCTGTCGCACCGTGCCACCGGTCTGCACCTCTGGGTCAATGACGGCACCACCAGCCTTCCCAGCATGCGATCCACTCAGTCCTTGTCCAGGCCAGAGTTGTTGACGCAGCGGGGCACAGGGCTCGGGGTCGTCCACGCCGGCGCCGACACCTGGGGTGCCATGCCCACCCGCAGCGGCAAGATCGTCTGGGCCGTCATCCGACCCCGTGCCGGCGACTGA
- a CDS encoding sensor histidine kinase codes for MAIADERGVEPDRMDPRSGGLWQAAGDHLMTLMAQAAQAPAAMVHLLDGRQLRLVGGYGLPSQWASTPPASVSSTLSGLVIARGSPVVISDVIADAQVPAEAPKSVMGERAYLGHPIRDADGAVTGVCAVLDRRPRPWQPEHLTAVDHGAKACAGLVIEQHSTVRADETRRLLVALLESLQTGVAACDAAGRLVFSNKANQDLHGELPQDVDLRAWTRQRLASAPTLPPALGPLLRALAGEHLRDVEIMVERPRQRPSTLLADAQPIITADGASLGAVVTMQDVTQQHSAAVLKDCELTIRRLLSGSDTSPADGLLRDVITTVGQMLDWAATEFWAIDEVGNVLRRRLCWTDERNLLPSGSPDRLGQGEGMPGRAWQTSETVWARNLNTDAGSGAQTLDWGMLRSAVAVPVPIGSVTRGVLVCYSAYTEDPDDVRTAVMTGIAAHIGQFLERRRGWDLTAQLGHSRDEYIALVGHEIRTPLTSILSYTTMMIDDPDLPAGDRAEMLRVMQRNTGRLQVIIAKLLDIAGMQSGHVAVESRRMDLSAVVRATVATIRNRSAGRDVTFDIDVPDETILWGDSRRLAQVTDELLANALDWADDGTRIIVAVSTDGPAAQLTVSNTGPVIPTAERERLFQRFFRTPSAISNAIPGTGLGLSLARVIVEQHGGTIIAGTGDEPPGTTITVRLPTERPGR; via the coding sequence ATGGCTATCGCCGACGAACGAGGGGTTGAGCCGGACCGGATGGATCCGCGGTCCGGAGGTCTGTGGCAGGCCGCAGGCGATCATCTGATGACCCTCATGGCGCAGGCGGCGCAAGCGCCAGCGGCGATGGTTCACCTGCTGGACGGTCGACAGCTGCGTCTGGTCGGCGGGTACGGTCTGCCATCGCAGTGGGCGAGCACACCTCCGGCATCCGTATCGTCGACGCTGAGCGGGTTGGTGATCGCGAGGGGGTCACCCGTGGTTATCAGCGACGTCATCGCTGACGCTCAAGTCCCAGCTGAGGCACCGAAATCGGTGATGGGTGAACGCGCCTACCTGGGACACCCGATCCGTGACGCCGATGGGGCGGTCACGGGGGTGTGCGCGGTGCTGGACCGTCGGCCCAGACCGTGGCAGCCGGAGCATCTGACCGCGGTGGACCACGGGGCGAAGGCGTGCGCGGGTCTAGTGATCGAACAACACTCCACCGTACGGGCGGATGAGACGCGGAGGCTGCTGGTCGCTCTGTTGGAGAGTTTGCAGACCGGTGTGGCCGCGTGCGACGCCGCTGGGCGACTGGTCTTCTCGAACAAGGCGAACCAGGACCTGCACGGCGAGTTACCCCAGGACGTCGACCTGCGGGCATGGACCCGGCAGCGGTTGGCCTCGGCCCCGACGTTGCCTCCCGCCCTTGGACCGCTCCTGCGAGCCCTCGCCGGCGAGCACTTGCGCGACGTCGAAATCATGGTCGAACGCCCGAGGCAGCGACCTTCGACGCTGCTCGCCGACGCACAGCCCATCATCACCGCCGACGGCGCCTCACTGGGCGCCGTGGTCACCATGCAGGATGTGACCCAGCAGCACAGCGCGGCCGTGCTAAAGGACTGCGAGCTGACGATCCGGCGCCTGCTCTCCGGCTCCGATACCAGCCCCGCCGACGGGCTGCTGCGCGACGTCATCACCACCGTCGGGCAGATGCTCGATTGGGCGGCCACCGAGTTCTGGGCCATCGACGAGGTCGGCAACGTGCTGCGCCGACGTCTGTGCTGGACCGATGAGCGGAACCTGTTGCCTTCCGGGTCACCGGACCGGCTCGGCCAGGGGGAGGGCATGCCCGGGCGAGCCTGGCAGACCTCCGAGACGGTCTGGGCGAGAAACCTGAACACCGACGCCGGTTCAGGCGCGCAAACCCTCGACTGGGGCATGCTGCGATCGGCGGTGGCCGTGCCGGTGCCCATCGGATCGGTCACGCGAGGGGTTCTGGTGTGCTATAGCGCGTACACCGAAGATCCTGATGATGTTCGCACCGCTGTCATGACCGGTATCGCTGCCCATATCGGGCAGTTCCTCGAACGCCGCCGCGGCTGGGATCTGACCGCCCAGCTCGGGCACAGCCGCGACGAATACATCGCCCTGGTAGGCCATGAGATTCGCACGCCACTGACCAGCATCCTGTCGTACACGACAATGATGATCGACGATCCGGATCTGCCGGCCGGTGACCGGGCCGAGATGCTGCGGGTGATGCAGCGCAACACCGGCCGCCTGCAGGTCATCATCGCCAAGCTGCTCGACATCGCCGGGATGCAGTCCGGTCACGTAGCAGTGGAATCGCGCCGCATGGACCTGAGCGCCGTCGTGCGGGCCACGGTCGCCACCATCCGCAACCGGTCTGCCGGCCGGGATGTCACCTTCGACATCGACGTACCCGACGAGACGATTCTGTGGGGAGACTCGAGGCGGCTCGCCCAGGTCACCGACGAACTACTCGCCAACGCCCTCGACTGGGCCGACGACGGCACCCGCATCATCGTGGCCGTCTCCACCGACGGGCCCGCCGCCCAGCTCACCGTGTCGAACACCGGCCCCGTCATTCCCACAGCCGAACGCGAACGACTCTTCCAGCGCTTCTTCCGTACCCCGAGCGCCATCAGCAACGCCATCCCCGGAACCGGTCTGGGACTCTCACTGGCCCGCGTCATCGTCGAACAGCACGGCGGAACCATCATCGCCGGCACGGGCGACGAACCACCCGGCACAACGATCACCGTCCGGCTCCCCACGGAGCGGCCCGGCAGGTGA
- a CDS encoding hemerythrin domain-containing protein produces the protein MSYSDVIDLLMKQHDEIRRLCAGVERSRGPERAQRFAELAHLVHLHERGARTVVHPATRNGTGSMVGVARMLEGEAIERSVTTLHDLGTGHLDFENGFAALYRAILDHATREELDEFPILRVQVPVQRLHMMAGELHDVQVMDAA, from the coding sequence ATGAGCTACTCCGACGTCATCGACCTGCTGATGAAGCAGCATGACGAGATCCGCCGGCTGTGTGCCGGCGTCGAGCGCTCCCGAGGACCGGAAAGAGCACAGCGGTTCGCGGAGCTTGCCCATCTGGTCCATCTGCACGAACGCGGCGCAAGGACGGTTGTGCATCCAGCGACCCGTAACGGCACCGGCAGCATGGTCGGCGTGGCGCGCATGCTGGAGGGAGAGGCCATCGAGCGGTCCGTCACCACATTGCACGACCTCGGCACGGGCCACCTGGATTTCGAGAACGGGTTCGCAGCCCTGTACCGGGCGATCCTGGACCACGCCACCCGGGAGGAACTGGACGAGTTCCCGATCCTGCGCGTCCAGGTGCCGGTCCAGCGGTTGCACATGATGGCGGGCGAGCTACACGACGTCCAGGTCATGGACGCCGCCTGA
- a CDS encoding GAF and ANTAR domain-containing protein, whose protein sequence is MTTVSAQRLASIFVEVADTLVEEFDLIDFLHMLTDRTADLVGASAVGLMLADGRGNLEFMAGSNENVKLLELFQLQTREGPCLEAYRTGQAVINVDLSAATARWPRFAPRATASGFQSVHAFPLRLRSQIIGALNVFGDTKGGDFSGADVPIVQSLADMAAIALLQERALRRGEALTEQLQGALNSRIVIEQAKGAVAYANGVSVDEAFTRIRNYARNHNRKLTDVAHALVNDRSTPPELD, encoded by the coding sequence ATGACCACCGTTTCCGCGCAACGGTTGGCGTCGATCTTCGTCGAGGTCGCCGACACCCTCGTCGAGGAGTTCGACCTGATCGACTTCCTACACATGCTCACCGACCGCACCGCGGACCTGGTCGGCGCGTCCGCGGTCGGGCTCATGCTCGCCGACGGCCGCGGCAACCTCGAATTCATGGCCGGATCGAACGAGAACGTCAAGCTGCTGGAGCTGTTCCAACTACAGACCAGAGAGGGCCCGTGCCTGGAGGCCTATCGCACCGGGCAGGCGGTCATCAACGTCGACCTGAGCGCCGCAACCGCCCGGTGGCCCCGGTTCGCGCCACGCGCGACCGCCTCCGGATTCCAGTCCGTGCACGCCTTCCCCCTGAGGCTGCGCAGCCAAATCATCGGAGCATTGAACGTGTTCGGTGACACCAAGGGCGGCGACTTCAGCGGCGCCGACGTACCGATCGTGCAATCCCTCGCGGACATGGCCGCCATCGCCCTGCTGCAAGAGCGTGCCCTACGCCGCGGCGAAGCATTGACCGAGCAACTTCAGGGCGCACTCAACAGCCGGATCGTCATCGAACAGGCCAAGGGCGCTGTCGCCTACGCCAATGGGGTCAGCGTCGACGAGGCATTCACACGGATCCGGAACTACGCCCGCAACCACAACCGCAAACTGACCGACGTGGCACACGCTCTCGTCAACGACCGCAGCACCCCACCGGAGCTTGACTGA
- a CDS encoding GAF domain-containing protein: MDDRATMIRGLIAAQPARAGGVVDHLRCVCQAAAGALSASGTGISVLTDDGTRSVYAASDPLSEHVEELQFLLGEGPCLEAFDRRRPVLIPDLAGEAMTRWPAYAPEAHDRGVRAVFAFPLQVGAARLGVFDVFREHPGRLSDQHLADALCFADVAVEYLLDRQRDAAEAPGEPAPDDVTEAVGNRAELFQAQGMVMVQIQGSITDAAARIRAYAYAENRSLGQVAHDIVAGDLRFEADH; the protein is encoded by the coding sequence ATGGATGACCGGGCGACCATGATTCGGGGTCTCATCGCCGCTCAGCCGGCGCGCGCCGGTGGAGTCGTCGATCACCTGCGGTGTGTCTGCCAGGCCGCGGCAGGAGCGTTGTCGGCCTCCGGGACGGGCATCAGCGTGCTGACCGACGACGGAACCCGCAGCGTGTACGCCGCTTCCGACCCACTCAGCGAGCACGTGGAGGAACTCCAGTTCCTTCTCGGTGAAGGCCCGTGCCTGGAGGCCTTCGACCGCCGCCGACCGGTGCTGATCCCCGATCTCGCCGGCGAGGCGATGACCCGATGGCCCGCATACGCACCGGAGGCCCACGACCGCGGTGTCCGCGCCGTATTCGCGTTTCCGTTGCAGGTCGGCGCGGCCAGGCTCGGTGTCTTCGACGTGTTCCGCGAGCACCCCGGCCGCCTGTCCGACCAGCATCTGGCCGATGCCCTCTGCTTCGCCGATGTTGCGGTCGAGTACTTGCTCGATCGGCAGAGAGACGCCGCCGAAGCGCCGGGCGAACCTGCACCCGACGATGTGACCGAAGCGGTCGGGAACCGGGCGGAGTTGTTCCAGGCCCAAGGCATGGTCATGGTCCAGATCCAGGGCAGCATCACCGACGCCGCGGCCCGCATCCGGGCGTACGCCTACGCCGAAAACCGCAGCCTCGGCCAAGTCGCCCACGACATCGTCGCGGGCGACCTGCGCTTCGAAGCGGACCACTGA
- a CDS encoding DUF5994 family protein produces the protein MAPSSVPASAGARPAYRMPRLSPDSVDLVLACCLQVGPRACVGPGRWDLVMAIFVRHPEFLSPAERLRARELRQLDHTSFDGSWWPDSPDLDSELPVLLPMLDHVRGPVRQLVLSARDWAVGPDRVVLGLRTVAVDYSPGQSPWTMTVVCVDGGTFTMRVIPPAPSPSTSDGSDAEAWETEGGGLGLPRWRAVR, from the coding sequence ATGGCTCCGTCATCGGTGCCGGCCTCGGCCGGTGCGCGCCCCGCCTACCGGATGCCGCGCCTTTCACCGGACTCGGTGGACCTCGTCCTTGCCTGTTGTCTTCAGGTTGGGCCCCGCGCCTGCGTCGGTCCTGGACGATGGGATCTTGTCATGGCTATATTCGTCCGTCACCCTGAGTTTCTGTCGCCTGCCGAGCGCCTTCGAGCGCGAGAGCTGAGACAACTCGATCACACTTCGTTCGACGGCAGTTGGTGGCCTGACTCGCCCGATCTCGACAGTGAACTGCCTGTTCTGCTGCCCATGCTCGATCACGTCCGTGGACCGGTGCGACAGTTGGTGCTGAGCGCCAGAGACTGGGCAGTCGGCCCGGACCGGGTCGTGCTGGGCCTGCGTACGGTCGCCGTCGACTACTCGCCCGGCCAGTCGCCGTGGACAATGACAGTCGTCTGTGTCGACGGGGGAACCTTCACGATGCGCGTGATCCCGCCCGCCCCGAGTCCCTCAACCTCGGACGGCTCGGACGCGGAGGCCTGGGAGACCGAGGGCGGCGGCCTCGGTCTGCCGCGCTGGCGAGCGGTTCGATGA
- a CDS encoding lipopolysaccharide assembly protein LapA domain-containing protein, with product MSSNRHRPRTASAADDVSGSPTTSPASAAGNRVPQTRTGTAWFAVCSAALLCVVLIIFMAQNTRSVEVTFLWTHTSLPLALALLIAAVGATILAVVIGTARIAQLRHLYRRGHGN from the coding sequence GTGTCCAGCAATCGCCACCGCCCGCGAACCGCCTCAGCAGCGGACGATGTCTCCGGCTCGCCGACCACGTCGCCAGCCTCGGCGGCCGGTAACCGGGTACCTCAGACCCGCACCGGCACCGCCTGGTTCGCCGTCTGCTCCGCCGCGTTGCTGTGCGTGGTGCTCATCATCTTCATGGCGCAGAACACCCGCAGCGTCGAAGTCACCTTCCTGTGGACCCACACCAGCCTGCCACTCGCCCTGGCACTGCTGATCGCGGCCGTCGGCGCGACGATCCTGGCCGTCGTGATCGGCACCGCCCGCATCGCCCAACTGCGCCACCTGTACCGCCGCGGCCACGGCAACTGA
- a CDS encoding DUF5994 family protein: MTTSTAPRDRMPLASLSPSPRLRLEPTGSSRTLLDGGWWPRSTDPVTELPGLVLAIDTLRGPVTRLILSADGWDTHPVRLAVAGRILRLGYFTSQPLRLLTAICANRSRVDLLVVPPDTTAAAAGAAMIVAATATNLIRAQHIPLTLSASPVAAAEDAWEDEGGHLAGSRLASLRRQAIR, encoded by the coding sequence ATGACAACATCCACGGCACCCCGCGACCGCATGCCACTCGCCTCATTGTCACCGTCCCCACGACTGCGGCTGGAACCCACCGGCTCGAGTCGTACCCTGCTGGACGGCGGCTGGTGGCCGCGTTCGACCGACCCCGTCACCGAACTGCCCGGCCTCGTGCTGGCCATCGACACCCTCCGTGGACCCGTCACCCGGCTGATCCTCAGCGCCGACGGCTGGGACACCCACCCTGTGCGTCTGGCTGTTGCCGGCCGCATCCTGCGCCTGGGCTACTTCACCAGCCAGCCTCTCAGGCTGCTCACCGCAATCTGCGCCAACCGTTCGCGCGTTGACCTGTTGGTCGTCCCCCCAGACACCACGGCCGCCGCAGCGGGCGCCGCGATGATCGTCGCTGCCACCGCCACCAACCTCATTCGCGCCCAGCACATCCCCCTGACACTCAGCGCATCACCGGTCGCCGCAGCCGAGGATGCGTGGGAAGACGAGGGCGGCCATCTGGCCGGTAGCAGACTCGCATCGCTGCGCCGTCAGGCGATCCGATGA
- a CDS encoding PP2C family protein-serine/threonine phosphatase, with the protein MHLSITDAVGHGVQSALTATLCVGSLRNTRRAGGSLLEQADAANLALLDNAPGGPTFATGMLGRLDLRTGILAVVNAGHPPPLLVRGAAAGSVQLPANRPFGVLRHRPYELTQLALQPGDRLVMVTDGMLERGAAAVDLSARVQDLSALHPREVVRVLADLVLDVAGPTLPDDACLLILDWHGNHGDTRDTAAGAEPARASTPF; encoded by the coding sequence TTGCATCTGAGCATCACCGACGCGGTCGGCCACGGCGTGCAGAGTGCGCTCACCGCGACGCTGTGCGTGGGCAGCCTCCGCAATACCCGTCGCGCCGGCGGCAGCCTTCTCGAGCAGGCGGATGCCGCGAACCTGGCACTGCTCGACAATGCGCCGGGCGGGCCGACGTTCGCCACCGGCATGCTCGGCCGCCTCGACCTGCGTACCGGCATCCTCGCCGTGGTCAACGCCGGTCATCCCCCGCCGCTGCTGGTCCGCGGCGCGGCTGCCGGGTCCGTGCAGCTTCCGGCCAATCGGCCCTTCGGAGTGCTACGACATCGCCCCTACGAGCTGACACAGCTCGCGCTGCAGCCCGGGGATCGGCTCGTGATGGTCACCGACGGCATGCTCGAACGCGGCGCGGCAGCCGTCGACTTGTCCGCCCGCGTTCAGGACCTGAGCGCACTGCACCCGCGGGAAGTCGTCCGAGTCCTCGCCGACCTCGTCCTCGACGTCGCCGGCCCTACCTTGCCCGATGATGCCTGCCTGCTGATCCTCGACTGGCACGGCAACCACGGCGACACCCGCGACACGGCTGCCGGCGCCGAACCCGCCCGCGCGAGCACACCGTTCTGA
- a CDS encoding tyrosine-type recombinase/integrase, giving the protein MTGGRPSPTTHGSPGASTRCGGVRPPVPSTTLLRTSDRFNQLAVAAKVRPLAPHQIRHMLASNLLDTGYGIHEVAERLGHDPATLMRYYAKVSASRRRQAGDRLAELVAPIECPNNSIDSSAVPSSAPAEDARAEDKEAS; this is encoded by the coding sequence ATGACGGGTGGGCGGCCTTCGCCGACTACCCACGGATCACCTGGGGCCAGCACGCGGTGTGGCGGCGTCAGGCCGCCCGTGCCCTCGACGACCTTGCTACGGACCTCTGACCGGTTCAACCAGCTCGCCGTCGCCGCGAAGGTCAGGCCGCTGGCCCCGCATCAGATTCGGCACATGCTCGCGTCGAATCTGCTCGACACCGGCTACGGCATCCACGAGGTCGCCGAAAGGCTCGGCCATGACCCGGCCACACTGATGCGCTACTACGCAAAGGTCAGCGCATCCCGGCGCCGGCAAGCCGGCGACCGGCTCGCCGAACTGGTCGCACCGATCGAGTGTCCGAACAACAGCATTGACTCCAGTGCGGTTCCATCCTCGGCGCCTGCCGAGGATGCACGTGCTGAAGACAAGGAGGCGTCGTGA
- a CDS encoding transposase family protein: protein MIAYLARLDVPRELVRHLARLLATQRRLLGTRRRTRALTCHYQALMVLAWFRKAEDTALLGAGFGISRATAYRYIAEGIAVLAAQRPDLHDALRRAADDGWAFVILDGKLFDCDRLAETTTSVKGKTIDAWYSGKHRDFGANIQAVMRPDGLPIWTADALPGHLHDLSCARELGVTAALNWAAAELDLPALADAGYKGAGHGIKAPTRQPSDGKPLAVANRTVNRLLRGLRRQGERGFALLTGRWRTLRHSTISPTRIGDVVAAALHLTHFEYRYLPEAL, encoded by the coding sequence GTGATCGCTTATCTTGCCAGGCTCGACGTGCCCAGGGAACTCGTGCGTCACCTCGCGCGGCTGCTGGCCACGCAGCGCCGCCTTCTCGGCACACGCCGCCGGACAAGGGCCTTGACCTGCCACTACCAGGCGTTGATGGTCCTGGCCTGGTTCCGAAAGGCCGAGGACACCGCCCTACTCGGTGCCGGGTTCGGGATCTCCCGGGCGACCGCGTACCGCTACATCGCCGAGGGCATCGCGGTCCTGGCCGCCCAGCGACCCGACCTACACGACGCCCTGCGCCGCGCCGCCGACGACGGCTGGGCGTTCGTGATCCTGGACGGGAAACTGTTCGACTGCGACCGGCTGGCCGAGACCACCACGAGCGTCAAAGGCAAGACGATCGACGCCTGGTACTCGGGCAAGCACCGCGACTTCGGCGCGAACATTCAGGCGGTCATGCGCCCGGACGGCCTTCCGATCTGGACGGCCGACGCTTTGCCAGGCCATCTGCACGACCTGAGTTGCGCTCGGGAACTCGGCGTCACCGCCGCCCTGAACTGGGCGGCCGCCGAGCTCGACCTGCCCGCGTTGGCTGACGCCGGCTACAAAGGCGCAGGTCACGGCATCAAAGCTCCGACCCGGCAACCCTCCGACGGTAAACCCCTCGCCGTCGCCAACCGCACCGTGAACCGGCTACTGCGTGGCCTGCGCCGGCAGGGCGAACGTGGCTTCGCACTGCTGACCGGCCGCTGGAGAACGCTGCGGCACAGCACCATCAGCCCGACAAGAATCGGCGACGTCGTCGCGGCCGCACTCCACCTCACGCACTTCGAATACCGATACCTACCCGAAGCTCTCTGA